The sequence CACACTGCACGATTCGGAAGACCTCAGATTAGCAGTTGAATACGCTATTTTGGAATGCAGTGACCCACTATACGAGGAGAGGGGGGACACGAACAGGGAGCCACATAAATACAACCTTTATTGTTTATTGAATTGAGTAATAGCGTTTTTGGTATTTAAATTTTAAACAGAGAAGAAAATTAATGAACTCAGATTtaaagatataaatataaacattctTATTTTTATGCTGCATTTATTTTCCAAAGCAGGTACCCCccaatttataaaaaatggaCCATTCCAGGATTGTTCCAAAAGGTTACAGTCAATCTTTGAAACGGAGTTCAAATATGTTTATTTCAATAATCACAGAAATTgtaaaatgcaaaaatataaattgtatatacggtccacacacaaataccatcACTTTGTaattttgcattattttttgcaaactgtatttattttattaattccaAGTTTTGCAAGCATTataacattaaaatgtatccaAGTGATGGTTTGTTATTATTGCTTCTACAAAAGTCACAATTTCCATCCTAATTTTGTGTATAAAGCaactatttattttaaatattattttcaaATCGTTTATTTGGTTTACCCAGGGTCAAAGTTCGTGCGCACGCGCATAGCATACACGAGGAAATCGAGTCTAGCGTCTTGTAGCTGAATCATCCGTTTGCTATCCTTTTATTAACATTTTTGATTTCGGGCGTCGCAATGGCAGCCAGATACGATAGAGCCATTACTGTATTCTCCCCAGATGGTCATCTCTTTCAGGTAGAATATGCACAGGAAGCCGTGAAGAAGGGATCCACTGCGGTAAGTCCTGAATGAAACGAAAGCTAAACTTTGTTAGCAAACGTCGGCTAGCCAACTAGCCAGCGTTGTCGCTGTGTCACTCTCCGAATCGCTTTCGTTTTCGTTAGATTACCATGGATAGATTAATTTTGCCGACATTGATGTGGAATGaaattgttttgtatgttgATCCCGTTGTATATCGATGTTCTCCCACATCGTATTAATATTATTACAACAACACACGATGTGTACATCTGACTTGCCGCTAGCTTGTTCCTTCCCGGAAAGTTAGCATAATGTTACACATCTTAAAGGTGCTGTGACTTCGTCTATACAACTCTAATGTCTAGGGTTATTCTTCAATCGAGGCAAGTCCCTGAATAAGTCACAATTTCTGTCGTATAATCAGTGTATGCAGTTGATATTGTGGCGCTGCCGTTTACTCCTTCTGTTCCATGTAAGTGATGCAGGTGTAATAAGGGTGTGCAATGCCACCATGGTTGATTAGGTAGTCCACACATTCACTCGTCAGTATATATCCAAGTTACTGATTTGACATTGATGTTATGACTGCATTTGCAATTTTCTTTATTCAGGTTGGAATCAGAGGAAAGGACATCGTGGTTCTTGGTGTTGAGAAGAAGTCTGTAGCGAAGCTTCAGGAGGAGAGAACTGTCCGCAAGATATGTGCCCTTGATGAGCATGTCTGCATGGCCTTTGCAGGTAATGCAAAACAAAAATTAATGAAACCTGATGCTTAatcaaaatgtgtttttgtcgccacaacaataacaattaattaatatattgagATGATGCACTCTTAGAATATACTTTTAAGAAAATACGTTGAACTGCCATAGCAGTTATATTTATGACATTCCTCCCCAAACAATGTGTAACCTTAGCTTTTTCGATATCTTCCAGGCCTGACGGCAGATGCACGTATCGTGATCAACAGAGCTCGGGTGGAGTGCCAGAGTCACAGGCTAACGGTTGAAGACCCAGTTACAGTTGAATATATCACACGCTACATTGCAACACTGAAACAGGTAATTGGTGTCAGATGTGATCTCTCTAGGCCTCAATTTTAGAAGGATAGAGCTGTCGGACAAAAAACTCGCATCAAGAGACAATTGGCTCTGTTGCTGGACTCAAGCTTTCTTTTCTCAGAGGCACATAAAATATAATTCTGTGCCTCTGAGGAACCATAATTCAATAAATTGTCCCAACTTTTAGTCACGGTTAAGATGCAATTTGACATCAAACACTGTTACATTTCCCCTGAATGAATGAAGCacctgtgtgtctttcttttgCTTATTCCAAGCGCTACACTCAGAGCAATGGTCGCAGGCCGTTTGGCATCTCTGCTTTAATCGTGGGCTTTGACTACGACGGCACCCCCAGGTTGTACCAGACAGACCCCTCAGGAACCTACCACGCCTGGAAGGTCAGTGAAGTGGTCCTCTGTTTACTGTGCTCCAATTGGCTCCTTTAAGTTAGGTACAACCATGCTTGGAAAAACCTGGACTAATCGCAGCGTTTTTTCTTTTACCAGGCAAACGCCATTGGCCGTAGTGCGAAGACTGTGAGGGAGTTCTTGGAAAAGAATTACACAGACGAAGCCATCGCCGGTGACAATGAGACAATCAAGCTGGCAATCAAAGCTTTGCTTGAGGTGAGGTCACAAAGATACTGCACTCACAAGAATATCACATGGCCTGTATATTTAGTTCGGAATGCATTTAAGGGAGGCCCAGATTCTGATAGACTAAATAGAAGTCTCATATTTTTGGTTCAAGATCGCCCAACAGTGATTTTCTTATTGTGGTGTAAGCAGATTTTGACCTATACCTAATTATGGGAGGCCATACCTACTACCTAGGTATATGGTTTTATCTCGCCAATCACAGCTTGACATGAGTAATGTTGTGCTTTGGGATAATCCTCTTTTCTTCTCCCCACAGGTGGTCCAGTCCGGTGGGAAAAATATTGAACTTGCCATTATCAGGCGAAACCAGCCACTGAAGGTAATCACTCATTCTATTATTTTAACTATCTAGATTTAAATGCTAAAGTTGAAAATAGAATATTCTTCAGCGTGTTTCCCATTATGGCCTTCCGTTGTTATTCTAGGTCTTTTTAATTGGACAGTTGCACTTCACTATGTCTTTCTTCCTGGCTAATTGCTTTTCTGTGCTTTGGGCAGATCTTGGAGGCCAAAGAAATCGAGACCCTGGTGGCCGAGATtgaaaaggagaaggaggaagaggctgagaagaagaagcagaagaaatcCACTTAAAGCAGTTAATCACAACCGCCATTTCCTTTGGTTGCACTTCAGGCAGGACAGCATAGACTGGTTGGAATTGTTAGCTAAGAGGGTTTAAAAGATCGTATTTGTCTCTCATTGTAAAATCCCGAACCTTAACTTGAGATCTATCACTTCCGTAATACTGTTTTGGCGTGAAATCAATAGTCCATCCGGACTGATGGTGCATGTATGGATACGGAGGTGTATTGATCTGAAGCAAGGATTCACCCTTTTATCTAGTAACggctttttattttgaaagtgcTGTTGGTTTCTACTCTTCGTATTCTCTGTAATGACAACATTGGAAGAGAACTGCTAATATTCCGGCCTGTAACGGATCAAAGCTCAATAAAGGCTCACTTGTTTGTAAAGTTGTGTCCATCCTTTTTTTAGGGGCAAGTATTATTCTGTTTGATATTTCTCGTCCGTTACCACATGAAAAGGTTTTGTTATCTTTTCCACCAGTACGCTCCGGCATGTTCAAATTAAAAGCACTCGGCACTAAAAGAAAAGACCAAGGAattgcttttttaactttgccccCTTTTCGTTTCCAGGAAATGGGATGTATAGGAGACTGTAGTTTTACACCGGCCAGGGGCACTATACTGAGCGTCTACAAAGTGGCATGTTTATCAGCATTAGACCTGacattgaaaaaggaaaaaaaaaaagaaatagagtAGTTCAGGCGGCTCCACCAAGTGctcacctctctctcagtcATTTAAAACAAATTAGTGATGAGCGAGGGGGAAAGTGTCTAATGGTGGTCCAACATAATGCTTTCTTGCCTCCCTTTTATTTCACCCTAAATTCGCTTATCAAGCAACCGCTGCTCTGAATTCTCAAAGACACGATTATGGCCGGCGGTGCGGTAGGGCTGCTTAATGGGTTCCTGGCCTCAGACCCCAGTGGGAACTTTCAGTGACTTTAATCTGGAGCCCTTTGAAAAGTTGTGCTGCGCTGCACCGAGGGCCCTGGGGGCTCCCTCTGACTCCCACCAAAGACATAATGGTGAATGGTAAAGTCCTTCATTTAGACTCGTCTCCCCAAGCCAGGATTTCCTGAGTGGGTTGACCCGGCTGCCTTCGCAGGGCCCGTTGCAATTTGTCTTGTTTGGGTGTGTTGCTTGgactggtgtgtttgtttgatttcaCTATAGTATCCGTGATGCTAGAGCAGGAGTTACTATCTGAAACCATAAGATGGGATTTCCTTTATTATGATTTATGGATAATATCGAAGCAACGATATTTAAAAtcgagttgtttttttttaatccatttCCTGTAAGTTTCAGAACACACGTTCATTATTAGACTCATCCGATATGAATATGTTGCGTAGTTCTCCTAAAGCCATGGCGTTCTGGGTGGCCAGGGTGGTAATATGATTACCGGTACTAAATGCAGAAGATGAGGGAACACAATGTATCCGTCTATACTTTTAAGAGAGTTCATCCTGGGCAATCCTGTGGTACAGCCACAGAGGTTATCTGATCCATCTCGTCAATAGCGCACGAAGCGGCTTTCTGTGCTTGCGCCGCGGCCTTCGGTCTCCCCTCTTCTTTTCAACTGCTCGTGGGAAGACTTTTTTTCTCGctcttgctttctttctttctttctttctctctctcttctttctccctctcttgcctGCGATGCTGTTGCCCATAATCAGCAGCTCTGCGCCCGAGGACAAAGTCCATGTCTCTCTCatcgctggctgctgctgctgctcatcaTTAATGCAGNNNNNNNNNNNNNNNNNNNNNNNNNNNNNNNNNNNNNNNNNNNNNNNNNNNNNNNNNNNNNNNNNNNNNNNNNNNNNNNNNNNNNNNNNNNNNNNNNNNNAAGAGCACATTCAACGTAGCCCGAAGCCAATGCCTGCACTCTGAATGTATTAGCTCTATGCACACACTGCCATCGTCTCTTGACGCATAgctgagtgtgtgcgcgcgcgtgatcatgtgtgcgtgtgtgtgtgcgtgcgtctctcgGCCATACCTCTCTAGCCTACGACAATAATAACCGTCAGTCAAAAagggaaaagaaagaaatcTGGGCCAGGG is a genomic window of Gadus morhua chromosome 8, gadMor3.0, whole genome shotgun sequence containing:
- the psma8 gene encoding proteasome subunit alpha-type 8; the protein is MAARYDRAITVFSPDGHLFQVEYAQEAVKKGSTAVGIRGKDIVVLGVEKKSVAKLQEERTVRKICALDEHVCMAFAGLTADARIVINRARVECQSHRLTVEDPVTVEYITRYIATLKQRYTQSNGRRPFGISALIVGFDYDGTPRLYQTDPSGTYHAWKANAIGRSAKTVREFLEKNYTDEAIAGDNETIKLAIKALLEVVQSGGKNIELAIIRRNQPLKILEAKEIETLVAEIEKEKEEEAEKKKQKKST